One Synechococcus sp. CC9605 genomic window carries:
- a CDS encoding DUF6716 putative glycosyltransferase, whose product MTATASQPTLHVLLIADSDSQLLACEALCSAPTALNVHWTFSVIPRDGTPQALLKRLAERGTLRHQSLARLLRDRRLQHFDAIGVFLTGSKINDIRLALQRNRQRPLLFCGFNGVVLDHFIEGVSWRMGYDLICLSGPRDRDALEQLVTGTPFAQQRTVLTGLRRNAPCTDCTPLAERPRRLVFAEQVIMPATSSERAQLVRLLSDLARRSPNWDVVIKPRIAPGDATFHDVETHISTTLQQTLGVPPTNLRLDYRPLPVLLKQARLLATLSSTAFFDALDFGCRAIAISDLGLQPNYGGHVYAGSGVWRSLEAIPNLDALDAEGPSPDPRWLEWMGYGQQFSPSALLEALNEQKHRTPEPPPSRIGYPGNAQSSFNQLRLGAEAAIASGDWTSARELLWQATMMRPLHRGVARRHWAVRQANPLIRQISLLMSYRDLK is encoded by the coding sequence ATGACAGCAACTGCGAGCCAGCCCACGCTCCATGTGCTGCTGATCGCGGACAGCGACAGCCAGCTGCTGGCCTGTGAGGCCCTTTGCAGTGCTCCGACCGCGCTGAACGTTCATTGGACTTTCAGTGTGATTCCACGGGACGGAACACCCCAGGCTTTGTTGAAACGCCTGGCCGAGCGAGGAACTCTGCGCCACCAAAGCCTGGCTCGGTTGCTGAGGGATCGGCGGCTGCAGCACTTTGATGCCATCGGCGTTTTCCTGACGGGCAGCAAGATCAACGACATCCGTCTCGCCCTGCAACGGAATCGCCAGCGCCCCTTGCTGTTCTGTGGGTTCAACGGTGTGGTGCTCGACCACTTCATCGAAGGGGTGAGCTGGCGAATGGGTTACGACCTGATATGCCTCAGCGGCCCGCGCGATCGGGACGCCCTGGAGCAACTGGTAACCGGAACCCCGTTTGCACAGCAGCGCACCGTGCTGACCGGCCTGCGGCGCAACGCCCCTTGCACAGACTGCACTCCCTTAGCGGAACGCCCGCGGCGACTGGTGTTTGCCGAACAGGTGATCATGCCCGCGACCAGCAGCGAACGGGCCCAACTCGTGCGCCTGCTGAGCGATCTGGCCCGACGTTCTCCCAACTGGGACGTGGTGATCAAACCCCGGATCGCCCCCGGCGATGCCACGTTTCATGATGTCGAGACCCACATCAGCACCACCCTGCAGCAGACCCTGGGGGTGCCTCCCACCAATCTGCGACTGGACTACCGACCACTGCCAGTGCTGTTGAAGCAGGCCCGGCTGCTGGCCACTCTCTCCTCAACCGCTTTTTTCGACGCCCTCGACTTCGGCTGCCGGGCGATTGCCATCAGTGATTTGGGCCTGCAGCCGAACTATGGAGGCCACGTTTATGCCGGCAGCGGTGTGTGGCGCTCCCTGGAGGCCATCCCCAACCTGGATGCCCTTGATGCCGAGGGGCCATCCCCGGATCCGCGCTGGCTGGAATGGATGGGCTATGGCCAGCAGTTCAGTCCCTCCGCGCTTCTGGAGGCCCTGAACGAACAAAAACACCGGACACCGGAGCCCCCGCCCAGCCGCATTGGATACCCGGGCAATGCCCAGTCCAGCTTCAACCAGTTGCGCTTGGGAGCCGAAGCCGCCATCGCGAGTGGAGATTGGACCAGTGCTCGGGAGCTGCTCTGGCAAGCAACCATGATGCGACCGCTGCACCGCGGCGTTGCCCGCCGCCATTGGGCCGTCCGCCAAGCCAATCCGCTGATACGACAGATCTCACTGCTGATGTCGTACAGAGATCTGAAGTAA
- a CDS encoding N-acetylneuraminate synthase family protein, whose amino-acid sequence MRGILIERNFTQFVVFAEDSILSALSKITANQSRLIFVVSESGILQGVLTDGDFRRWIAGCGEIDLNRPVTAAMNANCRSAVEGTSASDLSALLNSRIIALPLLDSHGRIVAVARRATDGLQIGSHRIGDDAPCFLIAEIGNNHNGDLDTALQLIDAAHAAGADCAKFQMRDMSRLYRNSGDSNDMASDLGTQYTLDLLERFQLSDDELFRCFDHAASKGLVPLCTPWDETSLEKLNRWGMEGFKVASADFTNHAFLSSLAETGKPLICSTGMASEVEIRSGIRHLQNEGAGYVLLHCNSTYPTPFKDVNLRYLERLRDLAEAPVGYSGHERGIEVPIAAAALGAVVIEKHITLDRSMEGNDHKVSLLPNEFAQMIHGIRRVEESMGSSGERSISQGEMMNREVLAKSLVARCDVPAGTEITEAMVGIQSPGQGLQPNRLADLIGKTLPVSKAAGDFFFPSDLETPAATPRAYRFQHRFGLPVRYHDIESFAASSNLDLVEIHLSYKDLEINLDEVLPTKQPIGLVVHAPELFAGDHTLDLCSADGDYRRHSIAELQRVVDISRDLRNRFDCPDPVLLVTNVGGFSEHHHLERADLQSLRQRLIESLQQINTSDEVEIIPQTMPPFPWHFGGQRYHNLFVDTDFIEEFCKGTGMRVCLDASHSKLACTHLNASFSGFLRAILPFTAHLHLADAKDVDGEGLQIHDGEIDWVQLFALMGQLAPEASFIPEIWQGHKNNGEGAWLALERLEGCVDLSQQRHVA is encoded by the coding sequence GTGAGAGGCATCCTGATTGAGCGAAATTTCACCCAGTTCGTTGTCTTCGCGGAAGACAGCATCCTCTCGGCACTCAGCAAGATCACGGCGAACCAGTCCCGCCTGATTTTTGTTGTCTCGGAAAGTGGCATTCTCCAGGGCGTTCTCACCGATGGTGACTTCCGACGCTGGATTGCCGGATGCGGCGAGATTGATCTGAACCGGCCGGTCACTGCGGCCATGAACGCCAACTGCCGGTCGGCCGTCGAAGGCACCAGCGCCAGTGATCTGAGTGCCCTGCTCAATTCCCGCATCATTGCGCTGCCGCTGCTGGACAGCCATGGCCGCATCGTCGCCGTGGCCCGACGCGCCACCGACGGGCTCCAGATCGGTTCCCACCGCATCGGCGATGACGCCCCCTGCTTTCTGATCGCCGAGATCGGCAACAACCACAACGGCGATCTCGACACCGCTCTTCAACTGATCGATGCCGCCCACGCCGCAGGGGCGGACTGCGCCAAGTTCCAGATGCGGGACATGAGCCGGCTGTATCGCAATTCAGGCGATAGCAACGACATGGCCTCCGATCTGGGCACCCAGTACACCCTGGATCTGCTCGAGCGCTTCCAACTCAGTGACGATGAGCTGTTCCGCTGCTTTGACCATGCCGCCAGCAAAGGCTTGGTACCTCTCTGCACCCCTTGGGATGAAACGAGCCTCGAGAAGCTCAACCGCTGGGGGATGGAAGGCTTCAAGGTGGCGTCGGCGGATTTCACCAACCACGCTTTTCTCTCCAGCCTGGCGGAGACCGGCAAACCCCTGATCTGCTCAACCGGCATGGCTTCGGAAGTGGAGATCCGCTCCGGCATCCGCCACCTCCAAAACGAGGGAGCCGGTTACGTGCTGCTGCACTGCAATTCCACGTATCCCACCCCCTTCAAGGACGTCAATCTGCGCTACCTCGAGCGGCTGCGCGACCTGGCCGAGGCTCCCGTGGGCTATTCCGGCCATGAACGGGGCATTGAAGTGCCGATTGCCGCCGCCGCCCTCGGCGCCGTGGTGATCGAGAAACACATCACCCTCGATCGCTCTATGGAAGGCAACGACCACAAGGTGAGCCTCCTGCCCAATGAATTCGCCCAGATGATCCACGGCATTCGCCGGGTGGAAGAGTCGATGGGCAGCAGCGGCGAGCGCAGCATCAGCCAGGGCGAAATGATGAACCGCGAAGTGCTGGCCAAGAGTCTCGTCGCCAGATGCGACGTGCCTGCCGGCACGGAGATCACCGAGGCGATGGTGGGCATCCAGAGCCCGGGGCAAGGCCTGCAGCCCAACCGTCTTGCCGACCTCATTGGCAAGACGCTGCCGGTGAGCAAAGCCGCCGGCGATTTTTTCTTTCCCTCAGACCTTGAAACCCCGGCCGCTACGCCGCGCGCCTACCGATTCCAACACCGCTTTGGCCTACCGGTTCGTTATCACGACATCGAGAGCTTTGCTGCCAGCAGCAATCTCGACCTTGTTGAAATCCATCTCAGCTACAAGGATCTCGAGATCAACCTCGATGAAGTGCTGCCGACAAAGCAGCCGATAGGCCTGGTGGTGCATGCCCCCGAATTGTTTGCTGGGGATCACACCCTCGACCTCTGCAGCGCTGATGGCGACTACCGCCGCCATTCGATTGCAGAACTCCAGCGCGTGGTCGACATCTCTCGTGACCTGCGAAATCGTTTCGACTGCCCCGATCCCGTTCTACTGGTGACCAACGTCGGGGGATTCTCAGAGCACCACCATCTCGAGCGCGCGGACTTGCAATCGCTACGGCAACGCCTGATCGAGAGCCTTCAGCAGATCAACACCTCTGACGAGGTGGAAATCATTCCCCAAACCATGCCCCCCTTCCCCTGGCACTTCGGGGGGCAGAGATATCACAACCTCTTCGTCGACACCGACTTCATCGAGGAATTCTGCAAGGGAACCGGCATGCGCGTCTGCCTGGATGCCTCCCACTCCAAGCTCGCCTGCACCCACCTCAATGCCTCCTTCAGTGGCTTCCTCAGGGCGATCCTTCCGTTCACAGCCCACCTGCATCTGGCTGACGCCAAGGACGTGGATGGTGAAGGGCTGCAGATCCACGACGGTGAGATCGACTGGGTGCAGCTGTTTGCCCTGATGGGTCAACTGGCCCCCGAAGCAAGCTTCATCCCCGAAATCTGGCAAGGCCATAAGAACAACGGGGAAGGCGCCTGGCTCGCCCTTGAGCGCCTTGAAGGCTGTGTTGATTTGAGCCAGCAGCGGCATGTCGCGTGA
- a CDS encoding sulfotransferase family protein, whose amino-acid sequence MAQPHHFIRMKHYNLLYGRVPKAANSSIKAALCRLLSEMPPKGTKTTSDKFWQQETNHETELITLRRARKYRRSHFSFSFVRNPFDRLIAAYNNKVIENEEPPQPMQNMGVTHGMSFEDFLDVLIETPYKQYDVHILPQSQLLCIGNQIVPKFVGRVEQINEHWAELRDILARQGVEVMESLPQKNVRRSDRGGLQDYFNSDALIEKTLRIYGDDTRLFYNDVSVDHLIQNKPLPAINTLHSKGLKLSNWLRELGFGR is encoded by the coding sequence ATGGCCCAACCACATCACTTCATCCGGATGAAGCACTACAACCTGCTCTATGGGCGGGTTCCCAAAGCGGCGAATTCCTCGATCAAAGCGGCCCTTTGCCGTCTGCTCAGTGAAATGCCCCCCAAAGGGACAAAAACCACCTCTGACAAGTTCTGGCAGCAAGAAACAAATCATGAGACGGAGCTGATCACGCTTCGCCGTGCCCGCAAGTACAGGCGCAGCCATTTCAGCTTCAGCTTCGTACGCAACCCCTTCGACAGGCTGATCGCGGCTTACAACAACAAAGTGATCGAAAACGAGGAACCACCCCAGCCGATGCAGAACATGGGCGTCACCCACGGAATGTCGTTCGAGGATTTTCTTGACGTCTTAATTGAGACGCCTTACAAGCAATATGACGTTCACATCTTGCCTCAGAGCCAATTGCTTTGCATTGGCAATCAAATCGTGCCGAAGTTTGTTGGACGCGTGGAACAGATCAACGAACATTGGGCTGAACTACGCGACATCCTGGCCCGACAAGGTGTCGAGGTGATGGAGTCGTTACCACAGAAGAATGTCCGACGCAGTGATCGCGGCGGCCTGCAGGATTACTTCAACAGCGATGCACTCATCGAAAAAACATTGCGGATTTATGGAGACGATACGCGCCTGTTCTACAACGATGTTTCTGTGGATCACCTGATTCAGAACAAGCCCCTACCGGCAATCAACACGCTGCACAGCAAAGGCTTGAAGCTGTCCAACTGGCTCCGAGAGCTTGGCTTCGGACGTTGA
- a CDS encoding SDR family oxidoreductase, which produces MTQLAVSGASGKTGWRVVQEALKRGQSVRAIVRPGSELPSALAQAEKEGLLEVLRLELDTAEALLHALQGCTALVIATGARPSINLAGPLQVDAWGVQAQVQACRSLGLKRVVLVSSLCAGRWLHPLNLFGLILIWKRAGERCLERSGLDWTVIRPGGLSEEDSRSTTEGMLVTEADQQQSNSIPRRLVAQMCLDAIEQPRACGRILEITSSPAQPKKSLGQWLDQIA; this is translated from the coding sequence GGCAAAACCGGATGGCGTGTGGTTCAGGAAGCGCTCAAGCGCGGTCAATCGGTCCGAGCCATCGTTCGGCCGGGATCTGAGCTGCCTTCAGCTCTGGCCCAGGCCGAGAAGGAAGGACTCCTTGAGGTCCTTCGCCTTGAGCTGGACACGGCGGAAGCGTTGCTCCATGCGCTGCAGGGCTGCACGGCATTGGTGATCGCAACGGGCGCTCGACCGTCGATCAATCTGGCAGGTCCCCTGCAGGTTGATGCCTGGGGCGTGCAGGCGCAGGTGCAGGCTTGTCGTTCTCTGGGATTGAAGCGCGTGGTGCTGGTCAGTTCCCTCTGCGCTGGCCGTTGGCTGCATCCCCTCAACCTGTTCGGCTTGATCCTGATTTGGAAGCGGGCTGGTGAGCGTTGCCTGGAACGCAGCGGTCTGGATTGGACCGTGATCCGACCGGGAGGCCTCAGTGAAGAGGACAGCCGCAGCACAACGGAGGGCATGCTGGTGACAGAGGCCGATCAACAGCAGAGCAACAGCATCCCTCGCCGTCTTGTGGCACAGATGTGCCTGGACGCAATAGAGCAGCCACGTGCTTGTGGCCGCATCCTGGAAATCACCAGTTCCCCTGCCCAGCCCAAGAAGTCGCTTGGACAGTGGTTGGATCAGATCGCTTGA